One Alicyclobacillus vulcanalis genomic region harbors:
- a CDS encoding carbohydrate ABC transporter permease: protein MAVATTTKAQVKEQRNAAKAVRPRNEKVAYLFLSPWMFGLVVFSLGPILVSLYLSFTSYNLLQPPRWIGLQNYVHMFTQSQLFATSLADTLEYILISVPIKMIVALAIALLLSLEVKGIGVYRTVYYVPSLIGTSVAVAYLWQQMFGPDGLINKGLALVGIHGPNWLAEPRTALFTLAMLQAWQFGSAMMIFVAGLKQIPESLYEAAIVDGASRVYRFFRITLPMLSPVIFFNLIMSIINGFTQFTQGYIVTDGGPLNATLFFALYLYEEAFNFQNMGYASALAWFLLVLVGVLTFLVFKFGSRYVYYES from the coding sequence GTGGCTGTGGCAACCACCACGAAGGCCCAAGTGAAGGAGCAGCGCAACGCTGCGAAGGCTGTGCGGCCGCGCAATGAGAAGGTCGCGTATTTGTTTTTGAGCCCATGGATGTTCGGCCTGGTTGTGTTTTCTCTGGGGCCGATTCTCGTCTCGCTGTATCTCTCCTTCACGAGTTACAACCTGTTGCAGCCGCCCCGGTGGATCGGCCTTCAGAATTACGTGCACATGTTTACCCAAAGCCAGCTGTTTGCCACTTCGCTGGCCGACACGCTGGAGTACATCCTGATCTCGGTGCCCATCAAGATGATTGTGGCGCTCGCCATCGCGCTGCTCCTCAGCCTTGAGGTCAAGGGCATCGGCGTGTACAGGACGGTCTACTACGTTCCGTCGCTCATCGGGACGAGCGTCGCGGTCGCCTACCTATGGCAACAGATGTTTGGGCCCGACGGCCTCATCAACAAAGGTCTGGCGCTTGTCGGCATTCACGGGCCCAATTGGCTTGCCGAACCACGCACCGCGCTCTTCACGTTGGCCATGCTGCAGGCCTGGCAGTTTGGTTCGGCCATGATGATCTTCGTGGCGGGGTTGAAGCAGATTCCCGAGTCGCTTTATGAGGCCGCGATTGTCGATGGAGCGAGCCGGGTGTACCGATTCTTTCGCATCACCCTGCCCATGTTGTCCCCCGTGATTTTCTTCAATCTCATCATGTCGATCATCAACGGTTTCACCCAGTTCACGCAGGGCTACATCGTGACGGACGGTGGGCCGCTCAATGCGACGCTGTTCTTCGCGCTGTATCTCTACGAGGAAGCTTTCAATTTCCAAAACATGGGTTACGCGTCCGCGCTCGCGTGGTTCCTCTTAGTCCTGGTGGGTGTGTTGACGTTTTTGGTTTTCAAGTTTGGAAGCCGCTACGTGTACTACGAATCGTGA
- a CDS encoding carbohydrate ABC transporter permease has protein sequence MTGTLRTRRGIVLAHAVLVIIGFFLIYPVLWMVFGSFKPTNEIFSSASFWPKHWTLANYPQGWNAIPGLPFGTFVLHSLLVACLVSIGTVMSSAIVAFGFARFTFRGKSILFGIMMITMMLPTQVTLIPQYAMFHYLGWINTYYPLIVPAFFGSPFFIFLIVQFIRGLPKELDEAAKMDGCNAFTLFVRVILPLIVPALITTAIFSFIWCWDDFFSQLIYLNSAQKFTVPLGLESLANAVAQEEWGPLFAMSTVSLIPLFLIFLFLQKYVVRGIATTGLRG, from the coding sequence GTGACTGGCACGCTCCGCACGCGGCGAGGCATCGTCCTGGCGCACGCCGTGCTCGTGATCATCGGATTTTTCCTGATTTACCCCGTGCTCTGGATGGTGTTCGGCTCGTTCAAACCGACCAACGAGATCTTTTCCAGCGCCTCGTTCTGGCCCAAGCATTGGACCTTGGCGAATTATCCGCAAGGGTGGAACGCCATCCCGGGCCTTCCGTTTGGCACCTTTGTCCTTCACTCGCTGTTGGTCGCCTGTCTCGTCTCCATCGGCACGGTGATGTCGTCAGCCATCGTGGCCTTCGGCTTTGCGCGCTTCACGTTCCGAGGGAAATCCATCCTGTTCGGCATCATGATGATCACCATGATGCTGCCCACGCAGGTGACGCTGATCCCTCAGTATGCGATGTTTCACTACCTAGGCTGGATCAACACGTATTACCCGCTCATCGTGCCCGCGTTTTTCGGGAGTCCGTTCTTCATTTTCCTGATCGTGCAATTTATCCGCGGCCTGCCGAAGGAGTTGGATGAGGCGGCGAAAATGGATGGCTGCAACGCCTTCACCCTGTTTGTCCGGGTGATTCTGCCGCTCATCGTGCCCGCGCTCATCACCACGGCCATTTTCAGCTTTATCTGGTGCTGGGACGACTTCTTCTCGCAGCTCATCTATCTCAACTCGGCTCAAAAATTCACGGTGCCGCTCGGCCTGGAGTCGCTCGCCAACGCGGTGGCTCAGGAGGAATGGGGGCCGCTGTTCGCCATGTCGACGGTGTCGCTCATTCCGCTTTTCCTCATCTTCCTCTTCCTGCAGAAATACGTGGTCCGCGGCATCGCCACAACAGGCCTGCGCGGATGA